In Diabrotica undecimpunctata isolate CICGRU chromosome 4, icDiaUnde3, whole genome shotgun sequence, a single genomic region encodes these proteins:
- the LOC140439932 gene encoding uncharacterized protein isoform X2, whose translation MKIMETLHSSHKGKDTGQHDEENILNNNMEFGTGQRPYKCEICFKQFSQTVHFKTHLRKHTGGKPFKCEICFKQFSQKKNLKSHLGTHTGEKPYKCEICFKQFSQTSYLKSHLVRHTGRKSFKCEICFKQFSQKKNLKSHLGTHTGERPYKCEICFKQFSRTSILKSHLRTHTGEKPYKCEICFKQFSQPSNFKFHLGTHTGEKPYKCEICFKQFSQTTYLKSHLVRHTGEKPYKCEICFKQFSQTRYMKRHLRTHTGEKPYKCEICFKQFSDTSHLKSHLRIHTGEKPYKCEICFKQFSQQSNLTAHLRTHTGEKPSKCEICFKQFSQTSNLKSHLRTHTGTHTIFKKN comes from the coding sequence atgaaaattatggaAACGTTACATTCGTCCCATAAAGGAAAAGATACAGGTCAACATGACGAAgaaaacatattaaataataatatggaATTTGGAACTGGACAAAGACCTTACAAATGTGAAATCTGTTTCAAGCAGTTTTCTCAAACAGTTCATTTTAAAACACATTTGAGAAAGCACACTGGAGGAAAACCattcaagtgtgaaatttgttttaagcagttttctcaaaaaaaaaatttgaaatcacatttgggaacgcacactggagaaaaaccatacaagtgtgaaatttgttttaagcagttttctcaaacAAGCTATTTGAAATCACATTTGGTAAGGCACACTGGAAGAAAATCattcaagtgtgaaatttgttttaagcagttttctcaaaaaaaaaatttgaaatcacatttgggaacgcacactggagaaagaccatacaagtgtgaaatttgttttaagcagttttcccGAACAAGCATTTTGAAATCACATTTGAgaacgcacactggagaaaaaccatacaagtgtgaaatttgttttaagcagttttctcaaccAAGCAATTTTAAATTCCATTTGGgaacgcacactggagaaaaaccatacaagtgtgaaatttgttttaagcagttttctcaaacAACCTATTTGAAATCACATTTGGTaagacacactggagaaaaaccatacaagtgtgaaatttgttttaagcagttttctcaaacAAGGTAcatgaaaagacatttgagaacacacactggagaaaaaccatacaagtgtgaaatttgttttaaacagttttctgACACAAGTCATTTGAAATCacatttgagaatacacactggagaaaagccatacaagtgtgaaatttgttttaagcagttttctcaacaAAGCAATTTGACAGCACATTTgagaacacacactggagaaaaaccttcgaagtgtgaaatttgttttaagcagttttctcaaacAAGCAATTTGAAATCACATTTGAGAACACACACTGGAACACacacaattttcaaaaaaaattaa